Proteins encoded by one window of Bactrocera oleae isolate idBacOlea1 chromosome 4, idBacOlea1, whole genome shotgun sequence:
- the Qsox1 gene encoding sulfhydryl oxidase 1, protein MRSTCCVSSGTVVFLLTLVGLSLLTSASVIPSAFLGVPDKPENGLYDPSGKVAILTVNNFNDTVLRQNRSLLVEFYNTFCGHCQRYAPHYKALAERLHPWRETFLVAAIDCNAFENTGICRDYEIFAYPTVRYFSPGYMCKEGNYGQNINPHAEINELTANMAQRLAAENDTDSLPNFPNLHSLTENESKTLFNGLDSNKKFVILVYEPENTTVGLESILQFHLWPDVQVRRINDLNLAKNFQIDGVRYKIATVDREGNVVPYGVTEDTPQAYIATIESFLEAQHFKPRSEKPPKAVANLAQNQVDDESGQSIIISEVLSNKHLVYQADLEMAIRQMLLNEIPKVHDIRGEQLLALQRILGVLQRYHPLGPQGNLVIRRLHEHVVNANESLGGDDFQAEFEHLNKTFGPIFSSNHFVGCITSQHNKRGYTCSLWTLFHYLTVQAARQEISNDPLEVLTAIHGYVKFFFGCTHCSEHFQDMATRRKIWNVPNKDEAVLWLWAAHNEVNNRLAGDETEDPKFPKIQFPSESSCSQCHKSDPVVSSSKSSINWDKDAVLSFLKNIHNPGYVSRYGVENEAVLQPSLEKLRQKRMIGNVFSEMDMRMGMLLYGFCIVMMVLAFKLFALKSYRKKPYMHDILGKV, encoded by the exons ATGAGATCTACGTGTTGCGTCTCAAGCGGAACTGTAGTATTTTTACTGACGTTAGTAGGACTTTCACTTTTAACATCTGCTAGTGTTATACCTTCCGCATTTCTTGGTGTACCTGATAAGCCTGAAAATGGGCTCTACGACCCAAGTGGTAAGGTGGCGATTCTCACTGTAAATAACTTCAATGACACAGTACTGCGTCAAAATCGTTCATTGCTGGTGGAATTTTACAATACATTCTGCGGTCACTGTCAGCGATATGCTCCACATTACAAAGCATTGGCAGAACGCTTGCATCCGTGGCGTGAAACTTTTCTTGTGGCAGCTATTGACTGCAATGCATTCGAAAACACTGGAATATGTCGCGATTACGAAATATTTGCATATCCAACAGTACGCTATTTTTCACCTGGATATATGTGCAAAGAAGGGAACTATGGTCAAAACATCAACCCACATGCTGAAATAAACGAGTTAACAGCGAATATGGCACAAAGGTTGGCGGCAGAAAATGATACGGATAGCTTGCCAAATTTCCCCAATCTACATAGTCTCACagaaaatgaaagcaaaacacTCTTTAATGGCTTggatagtaataaaaaatttgtgatattaGTTTATGAACCAGAGAATACAACAGTGGGATTAGAGAGTATATTACAATTCCATTTATGGCCTGATGTGCAAGTGCGTCGCATCAACGACTTGAATTTAgctaaaaatttccaaattgatGGCGTACGTTATAAGATTGCCACTGTAGATAGAGAAGGCAACGTAGTGCCATATGGTGTCACGGAAGATACACCACAAGCGTACATAGCTACAATTGAAAGTTTTCTAGAAGCTCAACATTTTAAACCGCGCTCAGAAAAACCACCAAAGGCAGTAGCTAATCTTGCTCAGAACCAAGTCGATGATGAGAGTGGACAATCAATTATTATTTCCGAAGTACTAAGTAACAAGCATTTAGTTTACcag GCTGATCTGGAAATGGCCATACGTCAAATGCTACTCAATGAGATACCAAAAGTACACGACATACGCGGTGAACAATTATTGGCTTTGCAACGTATATTGGGCGTCTTGCAACGCTATCATCCACTCGGACCACAAGGCAATTTGGTTATTCGACGCTTACATGAACATGTCGTAAACGCCAACGAATCGCTAGGCGGTGACGATTTCCAAGCAGAATTCgagcatttgaataaaacatTCGGTCCAATATTCTCATCGAATCACTTTGTCGGCTGCATCACCTCGCAGCATAACAAACGTGGCTACACTTGTTCGCTATGGACGCTCTTCCATTATCTGACAGTGCAAGCCGCACGCCAAGAGATCAGCAATGATCCGTTAGAAGTACTCACCGCCATACATGGTTATGTGAAATTCTTTTTCGGCTGCACGCATTGCTCAGAACACTTTCAG GATATGGCAACGCGTCGAAAAATCTGGAATGTGCCAAACAAAGATGAGGCCGTACTCTGGCTGTGGGCCGCACACAACGAAGTAAACAATCGTCTAGCAGGCGATGAAACGGAGGATCCAAAGTTCCCAAAAATACAATTCCCCAGCGAATCGAGTTGTTCGCAGTGTCATAAATCCGATCCAGTCGTATCTTCCAGCAAGTCATCCATCAACTGGGACAAAGACGCCGTGCTGAGTTTCCTTAAAAACATACACAATCCCGGCTATGTTAGTCGTTACGGTGTCGAAAACGAGGCTGTGCTGCAGCCATCATTGGAAAAGTTGCGCCAGAAACGCATGATCGGCAATGTCTTCTCCGAAATGGACATGCGCATGGGCATGTTGTTGTATGGCTTCTGCATTGTTATGATGGTGTTGGCGTTTAAGCTCTTCGCATTAAAGAGCTATCGTAAAAAGCCCTATATGCACGATATTCTCGGAAAAGTATAA
- the Caf1-105 gene encoding chromatin assembly factor 1 subunit B — protein sequence MKCKIPEISWHNRDPVLSVDIQPRSLVSTEKSNIKHRLASGGTDAHVLIWYMNYTEDEKDIELDLAADLTRHQRAVNAVKWSPNGELLASGDDESVVFIWKLKGEQEPLNILDNTNEQDKEVWIVLKVLRGHMEDIYDLSWAPNSQFLVSGSVDNSALVWDVQKGKSTGMLRDHKSFVQGVAWDPKNQYIATLSSDRYLRIFDIQSKRVLHRINKSTLPVGESHEFHGHRLRIFHDDTLQTFFRRLCFTPDGKLLLTPAGVAEKDDVAQSLHTTYVFSRHAFRQPAIVLPCPGQYTVAVRCCPILYRLRPHKADVNPPVVPLPYRMIFAVATRSSVYFYDTQQRQPFAVISNIHYTRLTDVTWSSDGRIVVVSSTDGFCSLITFEAGELGEEYEDAAQVLSANDINTVGKKSKKQKENDGQSAKERKPSTDEPKSINIKRYPLGQIAEEQKAHEPMAKTVEATAATPITTTTTIVEAQSEKNEEVNSGESAVLTQNKKNMVNESVSVNLNNAGPALAITKTLGAQIIIDKEILSSDERFESPEKKSRPVTPIMVRRTPRSSTLPSAINTPSTNETNTNLTKKATNTPATTRQTKGATPISVRRTPHALITMPAPPVAVSTSTVEEVALDAWPTPMEVDDSVIVVQTKIATSLAEPIIKPQAAAEAQKSVVNKDATLECTEDIRLVYEDSVDYNSQAAIVKTTAEQNCMTVEQPINAETTASKEECATTPTPKTPMAGNKTPRRVALKTISTPKSKKKLLE from the exons atgaaGTGTAAAATACCAGAAATCTCATGGCATAATCGCGACCCAGTATTGAGTGTTGATATACAACCCAGATCGTTAGTATCGACggaaaaaagtaatataaagCATCGTCTGGCATCGGGTGGCACAGATGCTCATGTACTTATCTGGTATATGAACTACACAGAGGATGAAAAGGATATCGAATTGGATTTGGCTGCTGATTTAACGCGGCATCAGCGTGCAGTAAATGCTGTAAAATGGTCACCAAACGGTGAGTTGCTGGCATCGGGTGATGACGAGAGTGTCGTCTTTATTTGGAAGCTAAAAGGCGAGCAGGAACCATTGAATATATTGGACAACACTAACGAGCAAGACAAAGAAGTATGGATTGTATTAAAGGTATTGCGCGGTCACATGGAGGACATTTACGATTTGAGTTGGGCGCCAAATTCACAGTTTCTCGTAAGTGGTTCTGTGGATAATTCTGCTTTGGTATGGGACGTGCAAAAGGGGAAATCTACGGGAATGTTGCGTGATCACAAATCGTTTGTACAAGGTGTTGCTTGGGATCCAAAAAATCAGTATATTGCTACACTAAGTTCGGATAG aTATTTACGCATTTTCGACATACAGTCGAAGAGGGTTTTACATCGCATTAATAAATCCACACTACCAGTCGGCGAGAGTCATGAATTTCACGGCCATCGTTTGCGTATATTCCACGACGACACATTGCAGACATTCTTTCGTCGCCTTTGCTTTACGCCTGATGGCAAATTGTTACTGACACCTGCCGGTGTGGCCGAAAAAGATGATGTAGCTCAATCATTGCACACCACTTACGTATTTAGTCGACATGCCTTCCGACAACCTGCCATTGTTTTGCCCTGCCCCGGACAGTATACAGTGGCGGTGCGTTGCTGCCCGATTCTCTATCGATTGCGACCACATAAAGCTGATGTCAATCCACCAGTTGTGCCACTGCCATATCGCATGATTTTCGCGGTTGCAACGCGTAGTTCCGTTTACTTTTATGATACACAGCAGCGACAACCATTTGCAGTAATCTCAAATATACACTATACGCGGCTAACAGATGTAACATGGTCCAGTGACGGTCGAATTGTCGTTGTGTCGAGTACGGATGGTTTCTGTTCGTTAATCACATTTGAAGCGGGTGAATTGGGTGAAGAATATGAAGATGCGGCGCAAGTATTAAGTGCAAATGACATTAATACAGTTGGTAAAAAATCGaagaaacaaaaagaaaacgatGGACAAAGCGCTAAGGAGCGCAAACCATCTACTGATGAACCGAAAAGTATAAACATCAAACGTTATCCGCTAGGTCAAATAGCCGAAGAACAAAAAGCCCATGAACCAATGGCGAAGACAGTGGAAGCCACAGCAGCAACACCAATTACTACCACTACAACAATAGTAGAAGCACAGTCAGAAAAAAATGAAGAAGTAAATAGTGGCGAAAGCGCAGTCTtaactcaaaataaaaaaaatatggttaATGAGAGCGTGTCAGTGAATTTAAATAATGCTGGACCCGCATTGGCAATTACAAAAACGCTTGGTGCTCAAATTATTATTGACAAGGAAATTCTTAGCTCCGATGAACGCTTCGAATCACCCGAGAAGAAAAGTCGTCCTGTCACGCCAATAATGGTTAGACGCACACCACGTAGTTCAACGCTACCCAGCGCAATTAACACTCCCTCTACAAATGAGACGAATACAAATCTTACAAAGAAAGCCACAAATACGCCTGCTACAACGCGACAGACGAAGGGCGCAACACCCATATCAGTGCGGCGCACGCCTCACGCGCTTATAACGATGCCAGCGCCACCAGTGGCAGTTTCAACATCGACTGTAGAAGAAGTGGCACTGGATGCCTGGCCAACACCAATGGAAGTAGACGATAGTGTCATTGTAGTGCAAACAAAGATTGCTACATCATTGGCTGAACCGATTATTAAACCTCAGGCGGCAGCTGAGGCTCAAAAGTCGGTCGTCAACAAGGACGCAACGTTGGAGTGTACAGAAGATATACGTTTGGTATACGAGGATTCAGTGGATTATAACTCACAGGCGGCAATTGTCAAAACTACTGCAGAGCAGAATTGTATGACCGTCGAACAACCGATAAATGCTGAAACAACAGCTAGTAAGGAAGAATGCGCAACTACACCAACGCCTAAAACGCCGATGGCGGGCAATAAAACGCCACGACGCGTCGCACTAAAAACAATATCAACGCCAAAATCGAAAAAGAAGTtattagaataa
- the Cdk5 gene encoding cyclin-dependent kinase 5 homolog, with product MQKYEKLEKIGEGTYGTVFKGRNRETMEIVALKRVRLDEDDEGVPSSALREICLLKELKHKNIVRLYDVLHSDKKLTLVFEHCDQDLKKYFDSLNGEIDMAVCRSFMLQLLRGLAFCHSHNVLHRDLKPQNLLINKNGELKLADFGLARAFGIPVKCYSAEVVTLWYRPPDVLFGAKLYTTSIDMWSAGCIFAELADAGRPLFPGSDVLDQLMKIFRVLGTPTEETWPGVTHLADYVALPSFSPITSWSQIVPRLNSKGRDLLQKLLVCRPNQRISAEQAMQHPYFTESSSNH from the exons atgcaaaaatatgaaaaattggaaaaaatcgGTGAGGGTACTTACGGTACTGTATTTAAGGGACGCAATCGTGAGACCATGGAAATTGTGGCATTGAAACGTGTGCGTTTGGACGAGGACGACGAGGGAGTGCCTAGTTCCGCACTCAGAGAAATTTGCCTTTTAAAG GAGctgaaacataaaaacattgtGCGACTCTATGATGTGTTACACTCGGACAAGAAGCTAACGTTAGTTTTTGAGCATTGTGATCAGGATCtgaagaaatattttgataGCTTGAATGGAGAAATCGATATGGCAGTGTGCCGCAGCTTTATGTTACAACTGTTGCGTGGGCTCGCTTTCTGTCACAGTCACAATGTACTCCACCGGGACTTGAAGCCGCAGAATTTGTTGATCAACAAAAATGGCGAGCTAAAATTAGCCGATTTCG gtCTGGCTCGTGCATTTGGTATTCCCGTAAAGTGTTATTCTGCTGAAGTAGTTACACTGTGGTATAGGCCACCAGATGTACTCTTTGGTGCGAAATTATATACAACCAGTATTGATATGTGGTCGGCAGGTTGTATATTTGCTGAACTTGCTGATGCTGGTCGACCGTTATTTCCAGGATCAGATGTTTTGGATCAACTGATGAAAATCTTCCGTGTGCTTGGCACTCCCACAGAAGAGACTTGGCCTGGTGTCACTCACTTGGCTGACTACGTGGCGCTTCCAT CATTTTCGCCAATTACATCCTGGAGTCAAATAGTACCCCGTCTTAATTCTAAAGGTCGagatttattgcaaaaattattggTATGTCGGCCAAATCAGCGCATTAGTGCGGAACAGGCTATGCAACATCCATATTTCACTGAAAGTTCGTCAaatcattaa